The following are from one region of the Novosphingobium humi genome:
- the hisF gene encoding imidazole glycerol phosphate synthase subunit HisF, which yields MTVRIRVIPCLDVRDGRVVKGVNFVDLIDAGDPVEQARAYDAAGADELCFLDISASHEGRGTLLDVVRRTAEVCFMPLTVGGGVRSAEDARALLLAGADKVAVNSAAVSRPEVVRDIAEKFGSQCIVASVDARRVAPGRWEIFTHGGRKATGIDAIEHAVRLTELGAGELLVTSMDGDGTQAGYDLELTRKIADSVGIPVIASGGVGNLDHLVDGVTKGHASAVLAASIFHFGKYSIAQAHGALRAAGLPARGG from the coding sequence ATGACCGTTCGTATCCGCGTAATTCCCTGCCTCGATGTCCGCGATGGCCGCGTGGTGAAGGGCGTGAACTTTGTCGACCTGATCGATGCGGGCGACCCGGTGGAGCAGGCGCGGGCCTATGACGCGGCGGGCGCGGATGAGCTGTGCTTTCTGGACATTTCCGCCAGCCATGAGGGGCGCGGGACGCTGCTCGATGTGGTGCGCCGCACGGCGGAGGTCTGCTTCATGCCGCTGACCGTGGGCGGGGGCGTGCGCAGCGCCGAGGATGCGCGCGCGCTGTTGCTGGCGGGCGCGGACAAGGTGGCGGTCAACAGCGCCGCCGTCAGCCGCCCCGAGGTGGTGCGTGACATCGCCGAGAAATTCGGCAGCCAGTGCATCGTGGCCAGCGTGGACGCGCGCCGCGTGGCGCCGGGCCGGTGGGAAATCTTCACCCATGGCGGGCGCAAGGCCACCGGCATTGACGCGATCGAGCATGCGGTGCGCCTGACCGAATTGGGCGCGGGCGAATTGCTGGTGACCAGCATGGATGGCGACGGCACGCAGGCGGGCTATGACCTCGAACTGACGCGCAAAATTGCCGACAGTGTCGGAATTCCTGTCATCGCCAGCGGCGGCGTGGGCAATCTCGATCATCTGGTAGACGGTGTGACCAAGGGCCATGCCAGCGCGGTTCTGGCGGCCAGCATTTTCCACTTCGGCAAATATTCGATTGCCCAGGCGCATGGGGCCCTGCGTGCGGCGGGCCTCCCCGCACGGGGCGGCTAA
- the hisA gene encoding 1-(5-phosphoribosyl)-5-[(5-phosphoribosylamino)methylideneamino]imidazole-4-carboxamide isomerase has translation MIVFPAIDLKGGQVVRLAEGDMDRATVYGDNPAAQAQIFAAAGSQFLHVVDLDGSFAGRAENREAVEAILQSFEGHVQLGGGIRTRESIEGWFNLGVSRVVMGTAALKDPEFVKDMAKEFPGGIVVAVDARDGFVATQGWADVSDVAVVDLARRFEDAGVASLLFTDIGRDGLLKGANIEATVDLARRVNIPVIASGGVKGLDDIRLLALHAEDGIEGVITGRALFEGKLDLAAAIAMANKE, from the coding sequence GTGATCGTTTTTCCCGCAATCGACCTCAAGGGTGGTCAGGTCGTCCGTCTGGCCGAGGGCGATATGGACCGCGCCACGGTCTATGGCGACAACCCGGCCGCGCAGGCGCAGATCTTTGCCGCCGCCGGCAGCCAGTTCCTGCATGTGGTCGATCTGGACGGCTCGTTTGCGGGCCGCGCGGAAAACCGCGAGGCGGTTGAGGCGATCCTGCAGAGCTTTGAGGGCCATGTGCAATTGGGCGGGGGCATCCGCACGCGCGAATCGATCGAGGGCTGGTTCAACCTTGGCGTGTCGCGCGTGGTAATGGGCACGGCGGCGCTGAAGGACCCCGAATTCGTCAAGGATATGGCGAAGGAATTCCCCGGCGGCATCGTCGTAGCCGTGGACGCGCGCGACGGTTTCGTGGCGACGCAGGGCTGGGCCGATGTGTCGGATGTGGCCGTGGTCGATCTGGCCCGCCGGTTCGAGGATGCGGGCGTGGCCTCGCTGCTGTTTACCGACATTGGCCGCGATGGCTTGCTGAAGGGCGCCAATATCGAGGCGACCGTCGATCTGGCGCGCCGGGTGAATATTCCCGTGATTGCGTCCGGCGGGGTCAAGGGGCTGGATGATATCCGGTTGCTGGCTTTGCATGCAGAGGATGGGATTGAGGGTGTGATTACGGGTCGGGCTTTGTTCGAGGGCAAGCTCGATCTGGCTGCGGCGATTGCGATGGCGAATAAGGAGTAA